In Maridesulfovibrio sp., a single genomic region encodes these proteins:
- a CDS encoding FmdE family protein, translating into MNLESALSQENVSAVNSDFIGPYTYDEFIEAARSFHGSPAPGLILGGYMLDEARRHLPEGTLFDAISETAWCLPDAVQMLTLCSIGNGWLKVKNLGVYALCLYDKYTGEGVRIRIDPRKLADWPEMESWFFKKKPKHEQDSAKLHAEIRKAGASVCSIESVHVKPEGLVKRSKGGITTCPICGDAYPGAFGAICRSCQGESPYSSRESGISSAHAPVPEGLRVVPISEAEGRAAVHDMTRIVPGESKGPEFRKDHNFSAGDICRLQLIGKNHIYVDAGDIPEGEWVHENEAAETFGRIMAGEGVLPAGPPKEGKSTLCAAHDGLLLTDLEMMTRFNLVPDVMVAARKSGSLVRKGARIAGTRAVPLFISRENFSRAVSSLDGDPLFRIVPLQKKKVGILITGDEVFNGLIDDKFESVITAKVQSLGSEVAYSVIRPDSREQIKEAATFLMKEGCDLLITTAGMSVDPDDVTRHGLVDAGATDLLYGAPVLPGAMLLLARIGNARIIGVPACALFFKTTSLDLVLPRVLAGVDITRRDLAALADGGYCMECKTCTFPKCPFGK; encoded by the coding sequence ATGAATCTTGAATCTGCTTTGAGTCAGGAAAATGTTTCGGCGGTCAATAGTGATTTCATCGGTCCATATACCTATGATGAGTTCATTGAGGCGGCCAGAAGTTTTCACGGCAGTCCTGCTCCGGGGTTGATTCTTGGCGGATATATGCTTGATGAAGCGCGGCGTCATCTTCCAGAAGGCACTTTGTTTGACGCCATTTCCGAAACGGCCTGGTGCCTGCCGGATGCGGTTCAGATGCTGACCCTTTGCAGCATCGGCAACGGCTGGCTCAAAGTGAAGAATCTGGGTGTGTACGCTCTCTGCCTTTATGACAAATATACCGGAGAAGGTGTGCGGATCAGGATTGATCCCCGCAAGCTTGCAGACTGGCCGGAAATGGAGTCCTGGTTTTTCAAGAAGAAACCCAAGCATGAGCAGGATTCTGCAAAGCTTCACGCCGAGATAAGGAAAGCCGGCGCATCGGTCTGTTCAATCGAGTCCGTGCACGTAAAGCCGGAAGGGTTAGTCAAACGCAGCAAGGGCGGCATTACTACATGCCCCATTTGCGGTGACGCTTATCCGGGGGCTTTCGGCGCAATCTGCCGCAGCTGTCAGGGGGAGAGCCCGTACTCTTCCCGTGAATCCGGTATAAGTTCCGCTCATGCCCCTGTTCCTGAAGGGCTCAGGGTTGTGCCGATCAGCGAAGCGGAGGGCCGGGCCGCCGTGCATGACATGACCCGTATAGTTCCCGGAGAAAGCAAGGGGCCGGAGTTCCGCAAGGATCATAATTTTTCGGCCGGTGATATCTGCAGACTTCAACTCATAGGCAAGAATCATATTTACGTTGATGCCGGTGATATTCCCGAAGGGGAGTGGGTCCATGAAAACGAGGCCGCAGAGACTTTCGGCAGGATCATGGCCGGGGAGGGCGTTTTGCCCGCCGGTCCGCCGAAGGAAGGAAAGAGTACCCTGTGCGCCGCTCACGACGGCCTGCTGCTCACGGATCTTGAAATGATGACTCGGTTCAATCTGGTCCCGGATGTAATGGTCGCGGCCCGCAAGAGCGGTTCTTTGGTCCGCAAGGGGGCCAGAATCGCCGGAACAAGGGCTGTCCCGCTCTTTATTTCCCGCGAAAATTTTTCACGTGCGGTTTCGTCGCTTGACGGCGATCCGTTGTTCAGAATTGTCCCGCTGCAAAAAAAGAAGGTCGGTATTCTCATCACCGGAGATGAAGTTTTCAACGGTCTTATCGATGATAAATTCGAGTCCGTCATCACGGCCAAAGTGCAGTCCTTGGGGAGTGAGGTGGCTTATTCCGTAATAAGGCCTGACAGTCGTGAACAGATAAAGGAAGCTGCGACTTTCCTCATGAAAGAAGGTTGTGACCTGCTCATCACAACCGCAGGGATGTCTGTAGATCCTGATGACGTAACCCGCCACGGCCTGGTGGATGCCGGAGCTACCGACCTCCTTTACGGTGCTCCGGTACTCCCCGGCGCAATGCTTCTGCTGGCGCGGATAGGTAATGCCCGTATAATCGGTGTCCCGGCCTGCGCACTGTTTTTCAAAACCACCAGTCTCGACCTTGTGCTGCCCCGTGTTCTTGCCGGGGTGGATATTACCCGCAGGGATCTGGCGGCACTTGCTGACGGCGGTTACTGCATGGAATGTAAAACCTGTACTTTTCCCAAGTGCCCGTTCGGGAAATAG
- a CDS encoding formate dehydrogenase accessory protein FdhE, whose product MTDTKSSKKKHDVQAGLMALRKRLPALENIFDAFGPLLVAQEKADELLEGWSGFILPEVYAPRFEQGVALLDGMECPEVGDLYKDVFKLTAEAVSAGMPAVAGSIETILSAVEKADDFNRLAKAVWDADSHTVESLADAWKVDGQLLAFIGSFSLKPFMVRMEHEAADKISNMQWLKGYCPICGTFPDMSLLKRSGEDNAYLKSHGGQRWMHCSCCGHEWRFKRNMCPWCESEDYDKLRYLQSDESKNERVDICDNCKHYFVTIDTRELVDEPDPRVAPLGLVHLDIRAQEDEFMPITETPWNML is encoded by the coding sequence ATGACCGATACGAAGTCTTCAAAGAAAAAACATGATGTACAGGCCGGGCTTATGGCCCTGCGTAAGAGATTACCCGCTCTTGAAAATATTTTTGATGCCTTCGGCCCGTTGCTTGTAGCTCAGGAAAAGGCGGATGAATTGCTGGAGGGATGGAGCGGCTTCATTCTTCCGGAAGTATATGCTCCCCGGTTTGAGCAGGGAGTTGCCTTGCTTGATGGCATGGAGTGTCCCGAAGTCGGAGACCTCTACAAGGATGTTTTCAAGCTGACGGCCGAAGCGGTCTCGGCCGGGATGCCGGCTGTTGCCGGATCTATTGAGACCATTCTGTCTGCAGTGGAAAAAGCGGACGATTTCAACCGGCTCGCAAAGGCTGTCTGGGACGCAGATTCTCATACTGTTGAGTCTCTGGCCGATGCCTGGAAGGTTGATGGACAGCTGCTGGCCTTTATCGGTTCTTTTTCTCTGAAGCCTTTTATGGTCCGGATGGAGCATGAAGCCGCGGACAAAATTTCCAATATGCAATGGCTCAAGGGCTACTGCCCGATATGCGGAACATTTCCGGACATGTCTCTTCTGAAGAGGTCCGGCGAAGATAATGCCTACCTCAAGTCTCATGGCGGGCAGCGGTGGATGCATTGTTCCTGCTGCGGACACGAGTGGCGGTTCAAACGCAACATGTGCCCATGGTGCGAGAGCGAGGATTACGACAAGCTCAGGTATCTGCAATCAGATGAAAGCAAGAATGAACGGGTGGATATCTGCGATAACTGCAAACACTATTTCGTGACTATCGATACCCGTGAACTTGTGGATGAGCCTGATCCCCGCGTGGCGCCTCTCGGGTTGGTCCATCTTGATATCCGCGCACAGGAAGACGAGTTTATGCCGATTACGGAAACACCTTGGAATATGCTGTAG
- the thiF gene encoding sulfur carrier protein ThiS adenylyltransferase ThiF: protein MNQAELGMAAYLGEKRLRYLQTIRIGIAGAGGLGSNCAMHLVRSGFRLFTVADFDRVEPSNLNRQQFRLAQLGQPKVAALHENMRAVNPDIRLDAHLLKISSSNVDEIFGGCDVIIEAFDDAAAKKTLVERFMNSDKLLVCASGMGGTGNTDKMVTRRVRDNFYIVGDMATECNAKNPPFSPRVGIAAAKQADVVLDHFLQKYESQGALT, encoded by the coding sequence TTGAATCAGGCGGAACTTGGCATGGCCGCATACCTCGGCGAGAAGCGGCTGCGCTATCTGCAGACAATACGCATAGGAATAGCAGGCGCAGGCGGACTTGGTTCCAACTGCGCCATGCATCTGGTGCGCAGCGGATTCAGGCTGTTTACAGTAGCCGATTTCGACCGTGTGGAACCATCCAATCTTAATCGCCAGCAGTTTCGTCTGGCCCAGTTGGGTCAGCCGAAAGTGGCCGCTCTGCATGAAAACATGCGGGCAGTCAATCCGGACATCAGACTTGATGCGCATCTGCTGAAAATTTCATCCTCCAACGTTGATGAAATTTTCGGCGGCTGCGATGTCATAATAGAAGCATTTGACGACGCCGCAGCCAAAAAAACGCTGGTGGAAAGGTTCATGAACTCGGACAAGCTGCTGGTCTGTGCTTCGGGCATGGGCGGAACAGGCAATACGGACAAGATGGTCACCCGCAGGGTCCGCGACAATTTCTACATTGTCGGGGACATGGCAACCGAGTGCAACGCGAAGAACCCGCCCTTTTCTCCAAGGGTGGGAATTGCCGCCGCCAAGCAGGCCGATGTGGTGCTTGATCACTTTCTTCAAAAATACGAATCGCAAGGAGCCTTAACATGA
- a CDS encoding LysR family transcriptional regulator: MHKNLDPPERGSTAALAEMESHCPTIRLHLWLEGSEGVFFGYGRLLLLERIESCGSLKKAAEDLGMSYRAAWGKIKQTEQVLGFQLIERAGSRRRGYRLTEAGRLVRDKYMEWFNKVEQDARARADEIFPWQSKSFGED, translated from the coding sequence ATGCACAAGAATCTCGACCCTCCGGAACGTGGCTCAACGGCGGCCCTTGCTGAAATGGAATCACACTGCCCGACAATTAGGCTCCATCTTTGGCTGGAAGGGTCCGAAGGTGTTTTTTTCGGGTACGGAAGACTGTTGCTGCTGGAACGTATCGAGTCATGCGGCTCATTGAAAAAGGCAGCTGAGGATCTTGGTATGTCCTACCGGGCCGCCTGGGGTAAAATCAAGCAGACTGAACAGGTTCTGGGGTTTCAGTTGATAGAGCGGGCCGGAAGCAGACGCCGTGGGTATCGGCTTACCGAGGCAGGGCGGCTTGTCCGGGACAAGTATATGGAGTGGTTTAATAAAGTTGAGCAGGATGCCAGGGCACGGGCGGATGAAATTTTCCCCTGGCAGTCAAAGAGTTTCGGGGAAGATTGA
- the fdnG gene encoding formate dehydrogenase-N subunit alpha, with product MNISRRGFMKLAGIGVASFGMSQLGLDLSPAKAYAAGLKIKGAKEVISICPFCAVSCHFIAHVKDGKIVSTEGDPDYPVSEGALCAKGAAMLSMHNSHHRIDKPLYRAPYSNKWEEKSWDWVLDRIAHRVKETRDEDFKRFNAKGQEVNRVESIFHLGSSQMDNEECALVHQGVRGLGLVHFDHQARIUHSATVAALAESFGRGAMTNHWCDIENADSILIIGSNAAEHHPISFKWVLRAKDKGATVMHVDPKFSRTSARCDFHVPLRSGTDIAFMGGMINYVLENELYFKEYVAKYTNAAFIVGKDYKFSRGLFAGYDKNSRKYDKSKWAFELDKNGVPKRDESLKDSRCVFQLLKKHYSRYGLSNVSRTTGVSKDNLVKVYKTFAATGKKDKSGTIMYALGWTQHTVGVQNIRSSAILQLLLGNIGVAGGGINALRGEPNVQGSTDHCILWHILPGYLPMPKASMASYADYVKATTPVSKDPQSANWWQHKPKYMASLLKGWRGDNATAENGFGYSLLPKADDGEDYSYIFLFDRMYKGEIKGGFVFGTNPAQSVPNSNKNRKALDNLDWLVVGEIHHTETSENWHRPGVDPAQNKTEVFLLPSAQRAEKAGSISNSGRWLLWHYEACRPMGESRSMGEMYVDIINHVRRLYNKDEGKFPEPILSLDWPAYYDPEDVAQRINGRFTKDVEVKGRKYKKGQQVPSFVALADDGSTTSLNWLYTGSYTEEEGNKAKRRSWEQTPMQAKIKLYPNYAWCWPVNRRILYNRASVDANGKPWAPQKAVIEWDGSKWVGDVPDGGWPPNATGKGRYPFIMRKEGHGQLYGPGLQDGPFPDHYEPVETPITSHPFSSQLSSPVFKRVHSDMDKLAKPADERFPIVLTTYSLTEHWCGGGDTRNTPALLEAEPQLYVEMSPELAKEKGISNGDPVIVESIRGKVEAIAMVTVRMTPFEIKGDIVHEVGMPFCFGWTTRGAGDSTNRLTPAVGDPNTTIPEFKACLVNVRKAGKLTELD from the coding sequence ATGAACATATCACGGCGAGGGTTCATGAAGCTTGCGGGTATAGGAGTCGCGAGTTTCGGAATGAGCCAGCTGGGACTGGATCTTTCACCTGCCAAGGCTTATGCCGCCGGGTTGAAGATCAAGGGCGCGAAGGAAGTGATTTCCATCTGTCCGTTCTGTGCGGTCAGCTGCCACTTCATCGCCCATGTCAAGGATGGAAAGATTGTCAGCACCGAAGGTGACCCTGATTATCCGGTAAGTGAAGGAGCTCTTTGTGCCAAGGGTGCGGCGATGTTGTCCATGCACAACAGCCATCATCGTATAGACAAGCCCCTTTATCGCGCGCCATACAGCAATAAATGGGAAGAAAAAAGCTGGGATTGGGTGCTTGATCGCATCGCCCACAGGGTAAAAGAGACACGTGATGAAGACTTCAAACGGTTCAACGCAAAGGGCCAGGAAGTCAACCGTGTAGAATCAATTTTTCATCTGGGATCATCACAGATGGATAACGAGGAGTGTGCACTTGTCCATCAGGGTGTGCGCGGCCTCGGCCTGGTGCATTTCGATCACCAGGCACGTATCTGACACAGCGCAACTGTTGCGGCTCTGGCAGAGTCGTTCGGACGCGGTGCGATGACCAACCACTGGTGCGATATTGAAAACGCGGACTCCATTCTGATTATCGGAAGTAACGCGGCTGAGCACCATCCTATCTCATTTAAATGGGTTCTGCGGGCCAAGGACAAAGGCGCCACGGTCATGCATGTGGACCCCAAATTCTCCCGAACTTCCGCGAGATGTGATTTTCACGTTCCGCTCAGATCCGGGACAGATATCGCTTTCATGGGCGGTATGATCAACTATGTCCTTGAAAATGAACTCTATTTCAAGGAATACGTAGCCAAATACACCAACGCGGCTTTCATCGTAGGCAAGGATTACAAATTCTCCAGAGGATTGTTTGCCGGCTATGACAAGAATTCCCGCAAGTATGATAAATCCAAATGGGCTTTTGAGCTGGATAAGAACGGCGTGCCGAAACGTGACGAATCCCTGAAGGATTCCCGTTGTGTATTCCAGTTGCTCAAGAAGCACTATTCCCGCTACGGTCTGTCCAATGTCTCCAGGACCACCGGTGTGTCCAAAGACAACCTCGTCAAGGTATACAAGACATTTGCCGCAACTGGTAAAAAGGACAAGTCCGGAACCATCATGTATGCACTGGGCTGGACCCAGCATACCGTAGGCGTTCAGAACATCCGTTCCAGCGCCATCCTGCAGCTGCTGCTGGGGAATATCGGTGTGGCCGGGGGCGGCATCAACGCATTGCGCGGTGAGCCCAACGTACAGGGGTCCACCGACCACTGCATACTCTGGCATATCCTTCCCGGATACCTGCCCATGCCCAAAGCCAGCATGGCTTCCTACGCGGATTACGTTAAGGCTACCACGCCTGTCTCGAAAGATCCGCAGAGTGCCAACTGGTGGCAGCATAAACCCAAGTATATGGCCTCACTGCTCAAAGGCTGGCGTGGGGATAATGCAACGGCTGAAAACGGTTTCGGATACAGTCTGCTGCCCAAGGCAGATGATGGTGAGGATTATTCCTACATCTTCCTCTTTGACCGTATGTACAAGGGTGAAATCAAGGGCGGTTTTGTGTTCGGGACCAACCCGGCCCAGAGTGTGCCCAACTCCAACAAGAACCGTAAGGCCCTTGATAACCTCGACTGGTTGGTCGTGGGCGAAATTCATCACACAGAGACATCGGAAAACTGGCATCGTCCGGGCGTCGATCCCGCTCAGAACAAGACCGAGGTTTTCCTGTTGCCGTCTGCCCAGCGTGCGGAAAAAGCAGGTTCCATATCCAACAGCGGCCGCTGGCTGCTTTGGCATTATGAAGCCTGCCGGCCCATGGGTGAATCCAGAAGTATGGGTGAAATGTACGTGGATATCATTAACCACGTCCGCCGCCTGTATAACAAGGATGAAGGAAAATTCCCCGAACCTATCCTTTCGCTCGACTGGCCTGCCTATTATGACCCGGAAGATGTTGCTCAGCGTATCAATGGCCGTTTTACCAAGGACGTTGAGGTCAAAGGCAGGAAGTATAAGAAGGGACAGCAGGTTCCTTCGTTTGTCGCCCTGGCTGATGACGGCTCCACCACTTCGTTGAACTGGCTTTATACCGGAAGTTACACCGAGGAAGAAGGCAACAAGGCCAAGCGGCGCAGCTGGGAACAGACTCCCATGCAGGCCAAGATCAAATTGTATCCCAACTATGCATGGTGCTGGCCCGTCAACCGCCGTATTCTCTACAACCGCGCATCCGTTGACGCCAACGGCAAGCCCTGGGCTCCGCAGAAGGCGGTCATCGAGTGGGACGGCTCCAAGTGGGTAGGTGATGTTCCTGACGGCGGATGGCCGCCGAACGCCACCGGCAAGGGCCGTTATCCGTTTATCATGCGCAAGGAAGGTCACGGACAGCTTTATGGTCCCGGTCTCCAGGATGGTCCTTTCCCCGACCATTACGAACCGGTGGAAACCCCGATAACCAGCCATCCGTTCTCCAGCCAGCTTTCCAGCCCTGTGTTCAAACGCGTTCACAGTGATATGGACAAGCTTGCCAAACCGGCTGATGAGCGTTTCCCCATTGTTCTTACCACCTACAGCCTCACTGAACACTGGTGCGGTGGCGGGGACACTCGTAACACCCCGGCTCTGCTTGAAGCGGAACCTCAGCTGTACGTTGAAATGAGTCCTGAGCTGGCCAAGGAGAAGGGAATCAGCAACGGTGATCCGGTAATTGTTGAAAGCATTCGCGGAAAAGTGGAAGCCATTGCCATGGTTACCGTGCGCATGACCCCGTTCGAAATAAAAGGCGATATTGTCCATGAAGTGGGTATGCCTTTCTGTTTCGGCTGGACAACAAGAGGAGCCGGTGACTCCACCAACAGGCTGACGCCTGCAGTCGGTGATCCCAATACCACCATTCCGGAGTTCAAGGCATGTCTGGTAAATGTTCGCAAGGCCGGAAAGCTTACCGAACTGGATTAA
- the thiE gene encoding thiamine phosphate synthase, translated as MSSRKITRENILDTDIYCLTALKFSKGRSNIEVVREMLDNGIKLIQYREKEIKSGQKYRECLEIRKMTREAGAAFIVNDDIDLAMMVEADGVHIGQEDFPVQAVRRLVGEKMAIGLSTHTPEEALGAVEAGADYIGVGPIFRTFTKDDVVDPVGFEYLDWVVKNINIPFVAIGGIKEHNIAEVMGRGARCAALVTEIVGADDIGEMIKKLRSAIKA; from the coding sequence ATGAGTTCAAGGAAAATAACCCGCGAAAACATCCTCGATACCGATATCTACTGTCTTACAGCCCTAAAATTCTCCAAGGGCCGTTCCAATATTGAAGTGGTCCGCGAAATGCTGGATAACGGCATCAAGCTGATCCAGTATCGTGAAAAAGAAATAAAATCCGGTCAGAAGTACCGCGAATGCCTTGAAATAAGAAAAATGACCCGTGAAGCTGGTGCCGCATTCATAGTCAATGACGACATTGATCTCGCCATGATGGTGGAAGCGGACGGAGTTCACATAGGGCAGGAAGACTTTCCGGTGCAGGCCGTACGCAGACTAGTCGGTGAAAAAATGGCCATCGGCCTCTCCACCCATACCCCGGAGGAAGCTCTGGGCGCGGTGGAGGCTGGAGCGGATTACATCGGGGTCGGGCCCATATTCCGCACCTTCACCAAGGACGATGTGGTTGATCCTGTAGGCTTCGAGTACCTTGACTGGGTGGTCAAAAACATCAACATCCCCTTTGTCGCCATCGGGGGCATCAAGGAACACAATATCGCCGAAGTCATGGGACGTGGAGCCAGATGCGCAGCACTGGTCACCGAAATTGTCGGTGCCGATGACATCGGCGAAATGATTAAGAAATTGCGGTCTGCAATAAAAGCATAA
- the thiH gene encoding 2-iminoacetate synthase ThiH, with protein sequence MSFYPICAEYNDAPLAEQFGSVTEHDVRRALNKTTLGPEDFLALLSPAAIPLLEEMAEKASRLTLQNFGRTIQLFTPMYMANFCTNKCVYCGFNTVNKIPRSQLTPEELDTEARAIAATGLKHLLILTGDARAKSSPEYIETAVKVLRKHFPSVSIEIYAMTEEEYARLVKVGTDGMTMFQETYNEELYPDLHPAGPKHDYRFRLDAPERACKAGMRVVNIGALLGLDHWRNDALKTGIHAAYLQNKYPEVDIAVSLPRIRSHVGDAFVPRSIVSDTDLVQNMLALRIFLPRCGITISTREAPKFRENIMPLGVTRMSAGVSTEVGGHTKSDEKVGQFDISDDRSVDEMCAVIRKHGFQPVFKDWEPLEKAS encoded by the coding sequence ATGAGTTTCTACCCTATCTGTGCCGAATACAACGACGCCCCGCTTGCCGAGCAATTCGGCTCTGTAACCGAACATGATGTCAGGCGCGCACTCAACAAGACAACTTTAGGTCCGGAAGACTTTCTTGCCCTGTTAAGCCCCGCAGCCATTCCGCTTCTGGAAGAGATGGCGGAAAAAGCCAGCCGGTTGACCCTGCAGAATTTCGGCAGAACCATTCAGCTGTTCACCCCCATGTATATGGCGAACTTCTGTACGAACAAGTGCGTATACTGCGGCTTCAACACGGTGAACAAGATCCCGCGCAGCCAACTGACCCCGGAGGAACTGGATACCGAGGCCAGAGCCATAGCCGCCACAGGTCTGAAACACCTGCTCATCCTCACCGGTGATGCCAGAGCAAAATCGTCCCCGGAATACATCGAAACGGCTGTTAAGGTTCTGCGCAAACATTTTCCTTCCGTTTCAATCGAAATATACGCCATGACCGAAGAGGAATATGCAAGACTTGTAAAGGTCGGCACGGACGGCATGACCATGTTTCAGGAAACATACAACGAAGAGCTCTACCCGGATCTGCATCCGGCAGGACCTAAACACGATTACAGATTCCGTCTGGATGCTCCGGAAAGGGCCTGCAAGGCCGGAATGCGTGTGGTCAACATCGGAGCCCTGCTCGGCCTGGATCATTGGCGCAACGATGCCCTGAAAACAGGGATCCATGCCGCCTACCTGCAGAACAAATATCCTGAAGTGGATATTGCCGTATCCCTGCCCAGAATCCGCAGCCACGTGGGAGACGCTTTTGTCCCCAGATCAATCGTGAGTGATACTGATCTGGTGCAGAACATGCTGGCCCTGCGCATTTTCCTGCCGAGGTGCGGAATAACAATTTCAACACGCGAGGCCCCGAAATTCCGTGAAAACATCATGCCGCTTGGGGTTACCCGCATGTCCGCAGGAGTTTCCACAGAAGTAGGCGGACACACCAAGAGCGATGAGAAAGTCGGTCAATTCGACATCAGCGATGATCGCAGCGTGGATGAAATGTGCGCAGTGATCAGAAAACACGGTTTCCAGCCGGTCTTCAAGGATTGGGAGCCACTGGAGAAAGCCTCTTGA
- a CDS encoding 4Fe-4S dicluster domain-containing protein has protein sequence MPKAFFVDTSRCTACRGCQVACKEWHDLPATETKQRGSHQNPPDLNPFTYKLVRFSEHRINGKVEWYFFPDQCRHCEEPPCLEIAETYVTGAIVKDENTGAVIFTDQTKRLSAEECLEVIDACPYNIPRRNNGTGQMSKCDMCIDRLQAGLVPVCVKTCPTGTMNFGEREEMLALAEETLAKVKKSYPNAQIVDEDSVNVIYLVMDKPELYYKYVVADNSDYGNGVTRKEFLAGLAKPAKRIFG, from the coding sequence ATGCCTAAAGCATTCTTTGTCGATACTTCGAGATGTACGGCTTGTCGCGGTTGCCAGGTTGCCTGCAAGGAATGGCATGATCTTCCCGCGACAGAAACCAAGCAGCGCGGTTCGCACCAGAATCCGCCTGATCTCAATCCCTTTACCTATAAACTTGTCCGCTTCAGCGAGCATCGCATAAACGGCAAGGTCGAGTGGTATTTCTTCCCCGACCAGTGCCGCCATTGCGAGGAGCCCCCCTGTCTGGAAATAGCGGAAACATACGTTACCGGTGCTATCGTAAAGGATGAAAACACCGGGGCGGTCATATTCACGGACCAGACCAAACGTCTCAGCGCTGAAGAGTGTCTGGAGGTCATAGACGCCTGTCCTTACAACATTCCCCGCCGCAACAACGGAACCGGTCAGATGAGCAAATGCGATATGTGCATCGACCGGTTACAGGCCGGACTGGTACCAGTCTGTGTAAAGACCTGTCCCACCGGAACAATGAACTTCGGTGAACGTGAGGAAATGCTGGCTCTGGCCGAGGAGACTCTCGCCAAGGTCAAGAAAAGCTATCCCAATGCTCAGATAGTCGACGAAGATTCCGTCAACGTCATTTATCTGGTCATGGATAAGCCGGAGCTTTATTACAAGTATGTTGTTGCCGACAATTCCGATTACGGCAACGGCGTGACCCGTAAGGAGTTCCTGGCCGGATTGGCCAAGCCTGCAAAACGTATATTCGGATAG